One Arthrobacter sp. StoSoilB20 DNA segment encodes these proteins:
- a CDS encoding DUF3618 domain-containing protein — protein MTQNPDALRADIEETRRRLSTNVDAVADKVTPSHIVNRRVDKIKTAVFGARDDVQYRASETAHHAGDAVSGVVSDISDAPQAITRKAQGSPIAAGLIAFGAGLLVSALIPPSDKEREAAQALKEAAQPLTEELSHAAQEVAEHLREPAQDALQNVKDTATEAAANVKDEGQAAAADVQDRAQTAKDNVSNQ, from the coding sequence ATGACGCAGAACCCCGACGCCCTGCGCGCCGATATCGAAGAAACCCGCAGGCGGCTCAGCACCAACGTTGACGCTGTAGCGGACAAAGTTACGCCGTCCCACATCGTCAACCGCAGGGTGGACAAGATCAAGACGGCCGTCTTCGGAGCCCGTGACGACGTCCAGTACCGTGCCAGTGAAACGGCGCACCATGCAGGAGACGCTGTTTCCGGAGTGGTTTCGGACATCAGCGACGCACCGCAGGCCATCACTCGCAAGGCCCAAGGCAGCCCGATTGCGGCCGGACTCATCGCCTTCGGTGCGGGCTTGCTGGTCTCAGCCCTGATTCCACCGTCGGACAAGGAGCGCGAGGCTGCCCAGGCGTTGAAGGAAGCAGCCCAACCCTTGACCGAGGAACTGAGCCACGCCGCCCAGGAAGTTGCCGAGCACCTGCGCGAACCAGCCCAGGACGCCCTGCAGAACGTGAAGGACACCGCCACGGAAGCCGCGGCCAACGTCAAGGACGAAGGCCAGGCAGCCGCAGCCGATGTCCAGGACCGTGCGCAGACGGCCAAGGACAACGTCAGTAACCAGTAA
- a CDS encoding PIN domain-containing protein gives MTQRVFVDANVFFSRTLRDWLFLLRIESKGGMFQLHTTWDVITETSARLRDEYPNASGDLLASLIKKIQECVDEILTAFPGGPVEGIADEGDWHVHHAAEACRAHVLLTDDTGFESDDSNYEVYTCDNFFLEVECSAPDVVKRVVEMQAVYWSRRNGKQLPDALRDAGCSEFADVVLGILKELAAR, from the coding sequence ATGACCCAACGTGTTTTTGTCGATGCAAACGTGTTTTTTAGTAGGACCCTCCGCGACTGGCTGTTTCTATTACGGATCGAATCCAAGGGCGGAATGTTCCAGTTGCACACGACTTGGGATGTCATCACAGAAACCAGCGCACGGCTTCGCGATGAGTATCCCAACGCGTCTGGCGATTTGCTCGCAAGCTTGATAAAAAAAATCCAAGAGTGCGTAGATGAGATACTGACGGCGTTTCCTGGTGGTCCCGTCGAAGGGATCGCTGACGAGGGGGACTGGCACGTCCACCATGCGGCTGAAGCATGCAGAGCCCATGTGCTCCTCACCGATGACACTGGGTTCGAATCGGATGACTCCAATTATGAGGTCTACACCTGTGATAATTTCTTCCTTGAAGTGGAATGCTCAGCGCCGGATGTGGTCAAACGTGTTGTTGAAATGCAGGCAGTCTACTGGTCGAGGAGAAACGGCAAGCAGCTTCCGGACGCCCTGCGCGACGCTGGGTGCTCGGAATTCGCGGATGTTGTTTTGGGCATCCTCAAAGAACTTGCTGCACGGTAG
- a CDS encoding SDR family oxidoreductase yields the protein MNTQTPGRVIVTGGGSGLGAAIVEAIRDAGGTPFAFDRDISNVAGAKSLEVDVSNREAVETAVKEAAETLGGLDGVVTAAGIDRCGKLGDVPAEEWEKVIGVNLMGTVSVVRAALPYLKESRGRAITIASTLGLRALPDATAYCASKFGVIGFSRALAAETGGVIGVTTIIPGGMKTHFFDDRDEQYKPQDDSKLNDPANVAQAVVFALSQPFGSEVRELLICPAEEGSWP from the coding sequence ATGAACACGCAAACACCAGGCCGCGTCATCGTTACTGGAGGCGGCTCCGGACTGGGCGCTGCGATCGTGGAAGCCATCCGCGACGCCGGTGGCACACCGTTCGCTTTCGACCGCGATATCAGCAACGTCGCAGGCGCAAAGTCCTTGGAAGTGGACGTCTCCAACCGTGAAGCAGTGGAAACCGCCGTCAAGGAAGCCGCCGAAACCCTTGGCGGACTGGACGGAGTGGTGACTGCTGCGGGCATCGACCGTTGCGGAAAACTCGGCGACGTCCCGGCGGAAGAATGGGAAAAGGTCATCGGAGTGAACCTCATGGGCACGGTTTCCGTAGTCCGGGCGGCACTGCCTTACCTCAAGGAATCCCGGGGCCGGGCCATTACCATCGCCTCCACGCTTGGGCTCCGGGCACTGCCGGACGCCACGGCGTACTGCGCCTCAAAGTTCGGCGTGATCGGCTTCAGCCGCGCACTTGCCGCCGAAACGGGCGGCGTCATCGGCGTCACCACCATCATCCCGGGCGGCATGAAGACCCACTTCTTTGACGACCGCGATGAGCAGTACAAGCCGCAGGACGATTCCAAGCTCAACGACCCCGCCAACGTGGCGCAGGCCGTGGTGTTCGCCCTTTCGCAGCCGTTCGGCAGCGAAGTCCGCGAACTCCTTATCTGCCCCGCAGAAGAAGGCTCGTGGCCGTAA
- a CDS encoding helix-turn-helix domain-containing protein, with amino-acid sequence MTALMLTRTDVLVTDEELTTVRREVESTPAGLVGFAAVMSDGTTRQLPPELSSIIDQAFHALAMNGSVTVGTLPDELTSNAAAEVLGVSRPTLLKLAKDGEVESFKVRTHTRFKRDAVLAFKAKREEARRAAFAELRELEDQIDGLA; translated from the coding sequence ATGACAGCGCTCATGCTTACTCGGACTGACGTTCTCGTGACGGATGAAGAACTCACGACCGTTCGCCGCGAGGTCGAATCAACTCCTGCAGGGCTGGTAGGTTTCGCAGCCGTCATGTCTGACGGCACTACTCGCCAGCTTCCCCCTGAGCTGTCCTCGATTATTGACCAGGCCTTCCACGCTCTCGCTATGAACGGGAGCGTCACCGTGGGGACTCTTCCTGATGAGCTCACAAGCAACGCCGCCGCTGAAGTCTTAGGCGTCTCCCGCCCAACGCTGCTGAAGCTCGCGAAGGACGGTGAAGTTGAATCATTCAAAGTTCGTACTCACACGCGATTCAAGCGGGATGCTGTCCTGGCATTCAAGGCAAAGAGGGAAGAAGCCCGTCGGGCCGCGTTTGCGGAGCTGCGGGAACTTGAGGACCAAATAGACGGTCTGGCCTAA
- a CDS encoding PfkB family carbohydrate kinase, which yields MRITVVGDVLLDVDINGAATRLSPDAPVPVVDVADIRRRAGGAGLVATVLAQDGHSVSLVTALSNDDGAGHLRRALSGVSVLAGAPLAPTPTKTRVRIGTHPMVRFDEGCSPAPVPAGTAEMLEAIASAEAIVVADYGRGITANADIRVALTAAGRRVPVVWDPHPAGSEPVAGVAVVTPNLAEALAAAKAGGLAPSGTGAEEAGRYLLEKWGSAAVLVTRGEEGALLLPAGDAAQGIPAPKTNVSDPCGAGDRLAGSLAVHLGLGLDLAQAATRAVEDASEFLANGGAASLAVVEAPGPEAPGPEAPGPRPVVELKGLELVDAGDLHPDGVQLARAVRAGGGTVVATGGCFDLLHAGHARTLAAARSMGDCLIVCLNSDESVRRLKGGYRPIVSAEDRAELLLALECVDAVVVFGEDTPEACLTQIQPDIWVKGGDYTPEELPEARLVAGWGGRCVTVPFHPARSTSGLAEALAKVS from the coding sequence ATGAGGATCACAGTGGTAGGCGACGTCCTCCTTGACGTCGACATCAACGGGGCAGCCACCCGCCTCAGCCCCGACGCGCCGGTGCCGGTTGTGGACGTAGCCGACATCCGGCGTCGTGCAGGCGGTGCCGGACTGGTGGCAACGGTGCTGGCCCAGGACGGCCACAGCGTTTCGCTGGTTACCGCGTTGTCCAACGACGACGGCGCCGGCCACCTCCGGCGCGCACTGTCCGGTGTGTCTGTGCTCGCCGGAGCCCCGCTCGCCCCGACGCCCACCAAGACGCGCGTGCGGATCGGAACACATCCCATGGTCCGGTTCGACGAAGGATGCTCACCCGCTCCTGTCCCGGCCGGCACCGCGGAGATGCTCGAGGCCATCGCCTCGGCGGAGGCCATTGTGGTGGCCGACTACGGGCGGGGGATCACCGCCAACGCGGATATCCGTGTGGCACTCACAGCTGCCGGGCGCCGCGTCCCCGTGGTGTGGGACCCGCATCCAGCCGGCTCCGAGCCGGTGGCGGGGGTCGCCGTCGTCACGCCCAACCTGGCTGAGGCACTGGCCGCAGCAAAAGCCGGAGGTTTGGCTCCATCCGGCACGGGTGCGGAAGAAGCCGGCCGGTACCTGCTGGAAAAGTGGGGGAGTGCTGCCGTCCTGGTGACCAGGGGCGAAGAAGGGGCACTTCTGCTCCCTGCCGGTGATGCCGCACAGGGCATTCCCGCACCCAAGACCAACGTCAGTGATCCTTGCGGGGCCGGGGACCGGTTGGCTGGGAGCCTGGCCGTGCACCTGGGCCTCGGGCTGGACCTGGCGCAGGCAGCCACCCGGGCTGTGGAGGATGCGTCCGAATTCCTGGCCAACGGGGGAGCGGCGTCGTTGGCCGTGGTGGAAGCGCCGGGACCCGAAGCGCCCGGGCCTGAAGCACCCGGGCCCCGCCCCGTCGTCGAGCTTAAGGGCCTGGAACTGGTGGACGCCGGCGACCTCCACCCCGACGGCGTCCAACTCGCCCGGGCCGTGCGGGCGGGAGGCGGCACGGTGGTGGCCACCGGCGGGTGCTTCGACCTCCTCCACGCAGGGCATGCCCGCACCCTGGCCGCCGCCCGCAGCATGGGTGACTGCCTGATCGTTTGCCTGAACTCGGATGAATCCGTAAGGCGGCTCAAAGGCGGGTACCGGCCGATCGTCAGCGCGGAAGACCGTGCGGAGCTGCTGCTGGCGCTCGAATGCGTGGACGCCGTGGTGGTGTTCGGCGAGGACACCCCTGAAGCCTGCCTCACCCAAATACAGCCCGATATCTGGGTCAAGGGTGGCGACTACACCCCCGAAGAATTGCCGGAAGCCCGCCTGGTGGCGGGTTGGGGAGGGCGCTGTGTCACCGTGCCCTTCCACCCGGCACGCTCCACCAGCGGCCTGGCAGAAGCATTGGCCAAGGTCAGCTGA
- a CDS encoding NAD-dependent epimerase/dehydratase family protein codes for MRIVITGATGHGGTELLKRLQRARSEEGADLELVGIARRQPDPDAEPYHGVEWHTVDISSPADQPALEAALAGADAVVHLAWLIQPNHNREALRRTNVAGTSHVLAAARASGVGHIVCASSVGAYSPAPKDQRTTEEWPTDGVRSSHYSVDKAAQERLLDRFAQENPDIVVSRLRPALMFSAGGGSEVGRYFLGRVLPRLVPRKPWLPFLAIPKEMVFQAAHTADVADAYWRVVERKAEGAFNIAAEPVIDPNALAWILNARRLMPFPLKVLRAVVDVSWRLRLQVTDAGWVDMAANAPIMDTARAHAVLGWSPKRSSLESLAEMLEGIGAGKGREASPPLKPR; via the coding sequence ATGCGTATTGTGATCACCGGCGCAACAGGACATGGCGGCACGGAACTGCTGAAGCGGCTGCAAAGGGCGCGTTCCGAAGAGGGCGCTGACCTCGAGTTGGTGGGCATCGCCCGCCGGCAACCGGATCCGGACGCGGAGCCCTATCACGGTGTGGAGTGGCACACTGTGGACATCAGCTCCCCAGCGGACCAGCCGGCTTTGGAGGCAGCTTTGGCGGGAGCCGATGCCGTGGTCCACCTCGCCTGGCTGATTCAGCCCAACCACAACCGGGAAGCGCTTCGCCGGACCAATGTGGCAGGTACATCCCACGTGCTGGCCGCTGCGCGCGCATCCGGGGTGGGCCACATTGTGTGTGCCTCGTCCGTGGGAGCGTATTCGCCCGCTCCCAAAGACCAGCGGACCACTGAAGAGTGGCCGACGGACGGCGTCCGCAGCTCGCACTACAGCGTGGACAAGGCGGCACAGGAAAGGCTCCTGGACCGTTTTGCCCAAGAAAACCCGGACATTGTGGTCTCGCGGCTTCGCCCGGCGCTGATGTTCAGCGCCGGGGGCGGGAGCGAGGTTGGCCGCTACTTCCTGGGACGCGTCCTGCCCCGGCTGGTGCCGCGTAAGCCCTGGCTGCCGTTCCTCGCCATCCCCAAGGAGATGGTGTTCCAAGCCGCCCACACCGCAGACGTCGCCGATGCCTACTGGCGGGTGGTGGAACGCAAGGCCGAAGGTGCCTTCAACATCGCCGCCGAACCGGTCATCGACCCCAACGCCTTGGCGTGGATTCTCAACGCCCGGCGGCTGATGCCGTTCCCCCTCAAGGTGCTCCGCGCCGTCGTCGACGTCAGTTGGAGGCTGCGGCTGCAGGTGACCGACGCCGGATGGGTGGATATGGCGGCCAACGCACCCATCATGGATACGGCACGGGCTCACGCGGTTTTGGGGTGGTCGCCCAAGCGTTCTTCGTTGGAGTCCCTGGCGGAGATGCTGGAGGGAATCGGTGCGGGGAAGGGGCGGGAAGCTTCTCCTCCCTTGAAACCGCGATAG
- a CDS encoding aromatic acid exporter family protein — protein sequence MSQLPTRRRLIPALRKTVTRHRLLFAAKTAIAAGLAWYLAPFMPGPAAAYPYYAPLGALVSMHPTVADSAKHGLQSLAGLVLGIGMAFAITTVAAPTALAVAVVVGLGVLIGGLPRLGTASEWIPMAALFVLVLGDSNAEGFSFAYVLQMALGVTVGFAVNWLIFPPLHLDDIDPAIAGHQSALSRQLRDMARAMEESWPPNHEAWASRSDELSLTAAGVRTAVHQAELSAKANPRSRRRATRLPSDLAGLRTLERLTFHVQDITDVLASAIWEEGAGTVIPDAVVTPLAEALESVASVVDHWRDAENGELANRLARAKDNITALGDAVAGAAADQAPVNAPASVAMSLRRILTVVLSSE from the coding sequence ATGAGCCAATTGCCCACGAGGCGACGGCTGATTCCCGCGCTTCGAAAAACCGTCACCCGCCACCGACTCCTGTTTGCCGCCAAAACGGCCATTGCTGCAGGCCTCGCGTGGTACCTCGCACCCTTTATGCCCGGTCCTGCCGCCGCCTATCCGTACTATGCGCCGCTTGGCGCCCTGGTGAGCATGCACCCCACCGTGGCCGACTCGGCCAAGCATGGGCTCCAGAGCCTGGCGGGGTTGGTGTTGGGCATCGGCATGGCCTTCGCCATCACCACGGTTGCTGCCCCCACCGCCCTGGCCGTTGCCGTGGTGGTAGGACTCGGCGTGCTCATCGGCGGCCTCCCCCGCCTGGGTACTGCTTCTGAATGGATCCCCATGGCAGCACTGTTCGTGCTGGTGCTGGGCGACTCCAACGCCGAAGGCTTTTCCTTCGCCTACGTCCTCCAGATGGCGCTGGGCGTCACGGTGGGATTTGCGGTGAACTGGCTGATATTTCCACCCCTGCACCTGGACGACATCGATCCCGCCATCGCCGGACACCAAAGCGCCTTGTCCCGCCAACTCAGGGATATGGCACGGGCCATGGAAGAGTCATGGCCGCCCAACCACGAGGCCTGGGCCAGCCGCAGCGACGAACTCTCGCTCACGGCAGCGGGCGTCCGGACTGCGGTGCATCAAGCGGAACTGAGCGCTAAAGCGAACCCCAGGTCCCGCCGTCGTGCGACCCGCCTGCCCAGCGACCTTGCCGGCCTGAGAACCCTTGAACGGCTCACCTTCCACGTCCAGGACATCACCGATGTCCTTGCCAGCGCCATTTGGGAAGAAGGCGCCGGAACAGTCATCCCGGATGCGGTGGTGACTCCGCTCGCAGAAGCCCTGGAATCGGTGGCGTCCGTTGTGGATCACTGGCGGGACGCCGAGAACGGCGAGCTGGCCAACCGGCTGGCGCGGGCCAAGGACAACATCACTGCCCTCGGCGATGCCGTAGCCGGGGCGGCCGCCGACCAGGCCCCGGTGAACGCTCCGGCGTCGGTGGCCATGAGCCTGCGCCGCATCCTGACCGTGGTGCTGTCCTCCGAATAG
- a CDS encoding glycosyltransferase family 9 protein → MEKPLTNPSPGVGPVLDKFSGVKRIAVLRGGGLGDLIYTYPALYALKSAYPEATITLLGTPIHAAVAAATEGPVDDVDMLPVARGVHDGPRNGERFEDDAEDVAAQEAFFEDMRAREFDVAFQMHGGGRFSNPFLLRLGARHTVGTRTKDAEPLERNLDYVYYQNEPDRWLEVAGLAGAPSIISPPLLPSPEHQQNIVGLRDPGRTSLVVVHPGATDPRRRWPASNFAEAAAGLAREGAQVLIVGDRSEKALAQEVAELAVRQLPAAEHNAVRSVAGELDIGDLAALLAEATVMLASDSGPRHLAQAMGTPTVGIFWVGNVFNAGPRGRSMHRVHMSWMTRCPRCGADITQVGWTAPHCGHDDTVVSGIAVADVVQDVLDLTATSLLLRGR, encoded by the coding sequence ATGGAGAAACCGCTGACGAATCCGAGCCCCGGCGTGGGCCCCGTGCTGGACAAGTTCAGCGGCGTCAAGCGGATTGCCGTCCTCAGGGGCGGCGGACTGGGCGACCTGATCTACACGTACCCCGCCCTTTATGCGCTGAAGAGCGCGTACCCCGAAGCCACCATCACGCTGCTTGGAACCCCCATCCATGCGGCGGTTGCCGCTGCCACGGAAGGTCCGGTAGACGACGTCGACATGCTTCCCGTGGCCCGGGGTGTACACGACGGCCCGCGCAACGGCGAGCGCTTCGAGGACGATGCCGAGGACGTTGCCGCGCAGGAAGCCTTCTTCGAGGACATGCGGGCCAGGGAGTTCGACGTTGCGTTCCAAATGCACGGAGGCGGACGTTTTTCCAACCCGTTCCTGCTCCGCCTCGGTGCCAGGCATACCGTGGGCACTCGGACCAAGGACGCGGAGCCGTTGGAGCGGAACCTCGATTACGTGTACTACCAGAACGAGCCTGACCGTTGGTTGGAGGTCGCGGGCCTCGCAGGGGCTCCGAGCATCATCTCCCCTCCCTTGCTCCCCAGCCCCGAGCATCAGCAGAACATCGTGGGCCTGCGGGACCCCGGAAGGACCTCGCTGGTGGTGGTCCACCCGGGTGCCACCGATCCGCGAAGGCGATGGCCGGCGTCGAACTTTGCTGAAGCTGCGGCCGGATTGGCGCGGGAAGGGGCCCAGGTATTGATCGTGGGCGACCGCTCGGAGAAGGCGCTGGCGCAGGAAGTGGCGGAATTGGCGGTCCGCCAGTTGCCGGCAGCAGAGCACAACGCGGTGCGCTCCGTGGCCGGGGAGCTGGACATCGGCGACCTGGCCGCCCTCCTGGCTGAGGCCACCGTGATGCTCGCCAGCGACAGCGGACCCCGGCACCTCGCCCAGGCTATGGGAACGCCGACGGTTGGCATCTTCTGGGTGGGGAACGTGTTCAACGCCGGTCCACGCGGCAGGAGCATGCACCGTGTCCACATGTCCTGGATGACCCGGTGTCCGCGCTGCGGGGCAGACATCACCCAGGTTGGCTGGACGGCGCCGCACTGCGGCCACGACGACACCGTGGTGAGCGGCATCGCCGTGGCCGATGTTGTTCAGGACGTGCTGGACCTTACGGCCACGAGCCTTCTTCTGCGGGGCAGATAA
- the rfaE2 gene encoding D-glycero-beta-D-manno-heptose 1-phosphate adenylyltransferase, with product MARLSNQEGPANQEGRANQEGPAHDDSLSRQEGLADWLPGRLAEAHPLITVIGDSILDGWWDGTIERFCREAPAPVVQVQRRDFAPGGAANTAMNLAAMGADVRFVSLVGEDQGGQTLLEQLTAAGVDVSHVVSHAGMTTTTKFRVSSGGQVMLRLDDAADEVPPDGLRQVAAAIPQAVDGSSAVVLCDYGSGTLEGAVREAIFEHLGPQGDASEGNGPAIARQDTLVVVDAHYPGRWAQLNPDLATPNAQEAARLLGTEFPGGAARCPFVEAHAEQLLSTSGAAAVVVTLDREGTLTIRPQGEAQKPATHRTWARPQAEKQASGAGDTFVAALTIARAAGLPLTTSVDLAQAAADVVVHRPGTSVCTTDELAKHLRGFADTALTDAELALQVEEHRREGRRIVLTNGCFDVLHRGHTRYLNQAKQLGDVLVVALNSDSSVRKLKGPDRPVNHEADRAAVIAALSCVDHVTVFDTPTPIPLIDLLRPDVYAKGGDYTPEMLQETQAVERNGGIVTILDYVPEHSTTAVLERIRSTGETPQG from the coding sequence ATGGCACGCCTATCCAATCAAGAGGGCCCGGCCAATCAGGAAGGCCGGGCAAACCAAGAGGGCCCGGCCCACGATGACAGCCTGTCCCGCCAGGAAGGTCTGGCCGACTGGTTGCCTGGCCGCCTGGCCGAGGCGCATCCCCTGATCACCGTCATCGGCGATTCCATCCTTGACGGCTGGTGGGATGGAACCATCGAGCGGTTCTGCCGCGAGGCCCCGGCCCCCGTGGTTCAGGTCCAGCGCCGCGATTTTGCCCCGGGAGGTGCCGCCAATACGGCGATGAACCTCGCAGCGATGGGGGCGGACGTTCGTTTCGTATCCCTCGTGGGCGAAGACCAGGGCGGCCAAACCCTCCTCGAACAGCTCACAGCCGCCGGCGTGGACGTATCGCACGTGGTCTCCCATGCGGGCATGACCACCACCACCAAGTTCCGGGTGAGCAGCGGCGGCCAGGTGATGCTGCGCCTGGACGACGCCGCGGACGAGGTCCCCCCAGACGGGCTCCGGCAGGTTGCCGCCGCCATCCCCCAGGCAGTCGACGGTTCGTCAGCCGTGGTCCTCTGCGACTATGGCTCGGGCACCCTGGAAGGCGCTGTGCGGGAGGCAATTTTTGAACACCTCGGTCCACAGGGTGACGCATCCGAGGGGAACGGTCCTGCCATTGCCCGCCAAGACACGCTGGTAGTGGTGGACGCCCACTATCCGGGACGTTGGGCCCAACTCAATCCGGACCTCGCAACCCCGAACGCGCAGGAAGCGGCACGGTTGCTCGGGACCGAATTTCCCGGTGGCGCTGCCAGGTGCCCCTTCGTGGAAGCGCACGCGGAGCAGCTTCTTAGCACTTCAGGTGCGGCAGCCGTCGTCGTGACTTTGGACCGGGAAGGGACCCTGACCATCCGCCCCCAAGGTGAGGCCCAGAAACCGGCAACCCACCGGACGTGGGCCCGGCCGCAGGCAGAGAAGCAGGCGTCCGGGGCCGGGGACACGTTCGTGGCTGCCCTGACCATTGCCCGTGCTGCCGGATTGCCGCTCACTACCAGCGTGGATCTGGCCCAGGCCGCGGCCGATGTTGTGGTGCACCGGCCGGGTACCTCGGTGTGCACCACTGACGAACTGGCCAAACACCTCCGTGGTTTTGCCGATACTGCGCTGACGGATGCAGAGTTGGCCCTTCAGGTGGAGGAGCATCGCCGGGAGGGCCGGCGGATTGTGCTGACCAACGGGTGCTTCGATGTCCTTCACCGCGGCCACACCCGCTACCTCAACCAAGCCAAGCAATTGGGTGATGTCCTGGTGGTGGCGCTGAACAGCGATTCCTCGGTTCGAAAGCTCAAGGGCCCGGACCGGCCGGTCAATCACGAGGCCGACCGTGCGGCAGTCATCGCTGCACTGAGCTGCGTGGACCACGTCACCGTGTTCGACACCCCCACTCCCATACCGCTCATAGATCTCCTGCGGCCCGACGTCTATGCCAAGGGCGGGGATTACACACCGGAGATGCTGCAGGAAACCCAAGCGGTGGAGCGCAACGGCGGCATAGTGACGATCCTGGATTATGTACCGGAGCATTCCACCACGGCGGTCTTGGAACGCATCCGTTCCACGGGCGAAACTCCGCAGGGCTGA
- a CDS encoding RES family NAD+ phosphorylase, with translation MADVSTCATCFGDASPIGYETEAPQVGVCAFCSNGTSDVWPATTWADPFQQVTDLYRQAGDQGGSPLHIRIQDDWSLFAANRTPEENRAFLEAVFPTGHPLLDVTAVEPVNGANLQNYSRAWDDFANQLISQNRFFPSGAIDPQVLEYVIRRSLRIIQPGTRFYRGRMSPDGNSISKAKMGMPPKNWATGGRANPPGIPHLYLTFHEDTCIAEIRPSMYSTLTVATFETTDRITFLDLSAIQPLNPFGIEDEQFSQLYSYKLLKRLGHELSRPVRRSDNGVEYAASQYICEFVKSIGIEGIQYASSVHAGGQNLVLFSEEKARVTGRPSTYEVTGAQYTKRAKTQAR, from the coding sequence GTGGCTGACGTCAGTACCTGTGCGACCTGTTTTGGGGACGCCAGCCCCATCGGCTACGAAACGGAAGCCCCTCAAGTCGGCGTCTGCGCGTTCTGCTCCAACGGCACCTCAGACGTCTGGCCCGCAACTACCTGGGCAGACCCCTTTCAGCAGGTGACGGACCTCTACCGGCAGGCAGGCGACCAGGGCGGCTCACCCCTGCACATCAGGATCCAAGACGACTGGAGTCTGTTCGCGGCAAACCGTACACCCGAGGAGAATCGTGCTTTCCTGGAGGCCGTCTTTCCTACCGGGCATCCGCTCCTGGACGTCACCGCCGTCGAGCCAGTCAACGGAGCAAACCTCCAGAACTACTCCCGGGCTTGGGACGATTTCGCCAATCAGCTGATATCCCAGAACCGCTTCTTCCCCAGCGGTGCCATAGATCCCCAAGTACTTGAATACGTCATCCGCCGCAGCCTAAGAATCATCCAACCGGGGACGCGCTTCTACCGCGGACGAATGAGCCCGGACGGAAACTCCATTTCCAAAGCCAAAATGGGCATGCCCCCGAAAAATTGGGCCACCGGCGGACGAGCCAACCCGCCCGGCATCCCTCACCTTTACCTGACATTCCATGAAGACACCTGCATCGCAGAGATCAGACCGTCCATGTACAGCACCCTTACCGTGGCAACATTTGAAACCACCGACAGGATAACTTTCCTCGATCTCTCCGCCATCCAACCCCTGAACCCATTTGGTATTGAAGACGAGCAGTTCAGCCAGTTGTACAGCTACAAACTGCTCAAGCGACTTGGCCACGAACTTTCCCGACCAGTACGACGCTCCGACAACGGTGTGGAATACGCCGCAAGCCAGTACATTTGCGAGTTCGTAAAGTCGATCGGTATTGAAGGGATCCAGTACGCGAGCTCAGTGCACGCCGGCGGACAAAACCTCGTGCTGTTCAGCGAAGAGAAGGCCCGAGTGACAGGAAGACCTAGCACCTACGAAGTCACGGGCGCCCAATACACGAAAAGAGCAAAAACCCAAGCAAGATGA
- a CDS encoding phage holin family protein, producing MSSPADLPSTTAHEKAENLPLGELLSDLTRDVSTLMRQEVELAKVELKESATKAGKGAGMLAGAAWAGHITVLFLSIALWWALGQLVGLGWSAVIVAVIWGIIAAILATMGRKELNAIKGMPRTAETVKEIPPALKPNTEETR from the coding sequence ATGAGTAGTCCTGCCGACCTGCCTTCCACAACAGCGCACGAGAAAGCGGAAAACCTTCCTCTCGGCGAGCTGTTGAGCGACCTGACGCGCGATGTTTCCACGTTGATGCGCCAGGAAGTGGAGCTGGCCAAGGTGGAACTCAAAGAGTCCGCCACCAAGGCCGGCAAGGGTGCCGGAATGCTGGCCGGAGCCGCTTGGGCCGGCCACATCACCGTACTGTTCCTCTCCATCGCCCTCTGGTGGGCTTTGGGGCAACTGGTTGGCCTGGGCTGGTCCGCGGTGATTGTCGCGGTGATCTGGGGAATCATCGCGGCGATCCTCGCCACGATGGGCCGCAAGGAGCTGAACGCCATCAAGGGCATGCCGCGGACAGCCGAGACCGTCAAGGAAATACCCCCCGCTCTGAAACCGAACACTGAGGAGACACGATGA